Sequence from the Herbaspirillum sp. meg3 genome:
TGCGTGCGTAGCTCAGGGTTTCGCGGATGCGGCCTGAGGGCGGATCCATTTCCAGCAGGTTGGAAAATTGCGATTGGCCGCCCGGACGACGGTGATACACCACCAGTTCGCGGGCGACGGCGCGTGCCAGTTCGACGCCAAGGTCTTCTTCAATCAGCGCCAGCGCGAGGTCGATGCCGGCGGAGATGCCGGCCGAGGTCCAGACATTGCCGTCTTTGATGAAGATCTTGTCGCTGTCGACTTGCACCGTCGGGTGCATGCGCTGCAACCTTGCCGCCATGCGCCAGTGCGTCGTGGCGCGCTTGCCGTCGAGCAGGCCGGCGGCGGCGAGGACGAAGGCTCCCGTGCAGACGCTGGCGACGCGGCGGGCCTGGCCGGCGGCGTGGCGGGTGTAGTCCAGCAAGGTCGCCGACAGCACGCCTTCACGCGGACCGGCGCCACCGGCGATGATCAGCGTATCGAATGCGCTGCGGTCCAGCGGGTGAGTGATGACCGCCGTTCCCGATGCACTTTCCAGCATACCGCCTTGTTCGGACATCACGCGCAGTTGATAAGGCCGGGACGCTCCGGAGCGTTCTTCACTGAGCCGGTTGGCAACGTCGAAGGCGGTCAGCGGGCCGGTGAAGTCAAGCAGGCTGCAATCGAGGAAGAGTAAAAAGCCGATCTTGCGCATGACAGTTTGTCCAAAAATGAGGATTGTCCAAAAACGAGGTTTTTATGTCATTTTGGACGCATGGTGGCACGGCACACTCTGGGTGTCAAATCACCTTGGAGTCGCATCATGAACACAGCCGCACAAGCTACGACGGAGGGACTCGCCGGG
This genomic interval carries:
- a CDS encoding GlxA family transcriptional regulator; the protein is MRKIGFLLFLDCSLLDFTGPLTAFDVANRLSEERSGASRPYQLRVMSEQGGMLESASGTAVITHPLDRSAFDTLIIAGGAGPREGVLSATLLDYTRHAAGQARRVASVCTGAFVLAAAGLLDGKRATTHWRMAARLQRMHPTVQVDSDKIFIKDGNVWTSAGISAGIDLALALIEEDLGVELARAVARELVVYHRRPGGQSQFSNLLEMDPPSGRIRETLSYARNHLHESLNADRLAEIACLSRRQFDRAFSAETGQTPAKAIEKLRAEAARPRVEAGEESLENIARAVGFDDPERMRRAFLRVFGYPPQAIRRAQRKQEALYL